From a region of the Thermoleophilia bacterium genome:
- a CDS encoding ADP-ribosylglycohydrolase family protein, with protein sequence MIDTWSKIETLFPPCEEAVQSNVANAAPRDLVERAQGCLLGQLAGDSLGSLVEFMDPSAIRRAYPHGVVDLADGGTWNTIAGQPTDDSEMALALARSILANGLYDPAEAAVAYAYWYGSRPFDCGRTVGKALGPAWNALVRENSPAAIAQAARAAADQESQANGALMRVSPLGVYAHSLSPDVCADLARKDAELTHPNPVCRDANAVYAVAIAYAVKTGLSAEEVYAFAVQWARTRGVIGAVLERLEIARDAAPSDYLSRGGWVVVALQNAFWQLLYASSLEAGICDTVMRGGDTDTNAAIAGALLGAVYGASAVPERWKRVILSCRPERGLPGVYRPRPRSFWPVDILTVADRLVLCGLESSRQAEQS encoded by the coding sequence GTGATTGACACTTGGTCGAAGATCGAGACCCTCTTTCCCCCGTGCGAGGAGGCAGTTCAGTCTAATGTGGCCAATGCGGCGCCTCGTGATCTAGTGGAGCGAGCGCAAGGTTGCCTGCTGGGGCAGTTAGCGGGCGACTCCCTAGGGAGTCTTGTGGAGTTCATGGACCCCTCGGCTATTCGAAGGGCTTATCCCCATGGCGTGGTAGACCTTGCAGATGGGGGCACCTGGAACACAATTGCTGGGCAGCCTACTGATGACTCTGAGATGGCTCTGGCACTGGCTCGGAGCATTCTTGCCAATGGCTTGTATGATCCTGCGGAAGCGGCTGTCGCCTACGCCTACTGGTACGGCTCGCGTCCTTTTGATTGCGGTCGGACTGTTGGCAAAGCCTTAGGCCCCGCGTGGAACGCGCTTGTCCGAGAGAACTCGCCTGCTGCAATCGCTCAGGCGGCTCGTGCAGCAGCCGACCAGGAAAGCCAGGCAAACGGCGCCCTCATGCGCGTTAGCCCTCTTGGTGTATACGCACACTCTCTTTCGCCGGACGTGTGTGCAGATCTCGCTCGCAAGGACGCCGAGCTTACACATCCCAATCCTGTTTGTAGAGATGCGAACGCTGTATACGCAGTCGCCATAGCCTATGCAGTGAAAACGGGGCTCAGTGCGGAGGAGGTTTACGCTTTTGCTGTGCAATGGGCGAGAACCAGGGGCGTTATTGGCGCGGTCCTAGAAAGGCTAGAAATCGCGCGGGACGCGGCCCCGTCCGATTATCTAAGTCGTGGTGGGTGGGTGGTAGTCGCCCTGCAAAATGCTTTTTGGCAGCTCCTTTACGCCTCAAGTCTGGAAGCAGGCATTTGTGACACAGTCATGCGGGGAGGAGACACCGACACAAACGCGGCTATTGCTGGCGCTCTTTTGGGCGCCGTTTACGGGGCGTCCGCTGTTCCTGAGCGCTGGAAGAGGGTCATTCTTTCCTGCCGACCAGAGAGGGGACTTCCTGGAGTCTACCGGCCCAGACCGAGGTCCTTTTGGCCGGTGGACATCCTGACGGTGGCCGATCGGCTAGTGTTGTGTGGGCTCGAAAGTAGCCGGCAGGCCGAACAATCCTGA